One window of Sphingomonas sp. KC8 genomic DNA carries:
- a CDS encoding competence/damage-inducible protein A: MSEDRIWTAALIVIGDEILSGRTQDKNIAQVALWLNEQGIRLAEVRVVADDTAAIVAAVNELRARNDYLFTTGGIGPTHDDITVDAIAAALGRDVIIHPKARAVLEGYYATRGGLTEARLRMARVPDGAELIENRMSGAPGIRVDNIIIMAGVPHIAALMLEALSGQLDGGKPMLSRTLGCWVQESEVADLLGDTEAAHDGCQIGSYPFFRDGTVGANFVIRSTDPVRLDGCVDDLAARLRAAGREVFADGI, encoded by the coding sequence ATGAGCGAAGATCGCATCTGGACAGCCGCCCTGATCGTCATTGGCGACGAGATTCTATCGGGCAGGACGCAGGACAAGAATATTGCGCAGGTGGCGCTGTGGCTGAACGAGCAGGGCATCCGCCTGGCCGAAGTGCGCGTCGTCGCCGATGATACCGCCGCGATCGTCGCGGCAGTCAATGAATTGCGCGCGCGCAACGATTATCTGTTCACCACCGGCGGCATCGGGCCGACGCATGACGACATCACCGTCGACGCGATCGCGGCTGCCCTTGGCCGGGACGTGATCATCCACCCCAAGGCGCGCGCGGTGCTGGAAGGCTATTACGCCACGCGCGGCGGGCTGACCGAGGCGCGGCTGCGCATGGCGCGCGTGCCCGATGGCGCCGAACTGATCGAAAACCGCATGTCGGGCGCGCCGGGCATCCGGGTCGACAACATCATCATCATGGCCGGCGTGCCGCATATCGCGGCGCTGATGCTGGAGGCGCTGAGTGGCCAGCTGGACGGCGGCAAGCCGATGCTGTCGCGCACCTTGGGCTGCTGGGTGCAGGAAAGCGAAGTCGCCGATCTGCTGGGCGATACCGAAGCCGCGCATGATGGCTGCCAGATCGGCAGTTATCCGTTCTTCCGCGATGGCACGGTGGGCGCGAACTTCGTCATCCGGTCGACCGATCCGGTGCGGCTGGATGGGTGTGTCGACGATCTGGCGGCGCGGTTGCGGGCGGCGGGCCGCGAAGTTTTCGCCGACGGCATCTAG